In Brassica rapa cultivar Chiifu-401-42 chromosome A06, CAAS_Brap_v3.01, whole genome shotgun sequence, a single window of DNA contains:
- the LOC103871348 gene encoding LOW QUALITY PROTEIN: scarecrow-like protein 3 (The sequence of the model RefSeq protein was modified relative to this genomic sequence to represent the inferred CDS: inserted 1 base in 1 codon): MVVAMLQEDNGTSSVASSPLQVFSTMSLTRPALLSSPSSPFKDLKPEERGLYLIHLLLTCANHVASGSLQNANAALEQLSLLSSPDGDTMQRVAAYFTEALANRILKSWPGLYKALNATQRKTSNVSEEVHVRRLFFDMFPILKVSYLLTNRAILEAMEGEKMVHVIDLDACEPAQWLALIQDFNSRPEGPPHLRITCVHRHKEVLDQMAHRLTEEAEKLDIPFQFNPVVSSLESLNVDQLRVKTGEALAVSSVLQLHNFLASDDDILRKNGCSLRGDSASSLPLPSSGXIDRFLNAMWSLSPKIMVVTEQDSDHNGSTLMERLLESLYTYAALFDCLEAKVPRTWQDRIKVEKMFFGEEIKNIIACEGSERKERHEKLEKWSQRIDLAGFGNVPLSYFAMLQARRLLQGYGFDGYMIKEESGCAVICWQDRPLYSVSAWRCRK, encoded by the exons ATGGTTGTGGCTATGCTTCAAGAAGACAATGGAACATCCTCTGTAGCTTCATCACCACTCCAAGTCTTCTCAACCATGTCACTCACAAGACCAGctctcctctcttctccctcaTCACCCTTCAAAGACCTCAAACCAGAGGAGCGCGGTCTCTACTTGATCCACCTCCTGCTAACCTGCGCCAACCACGTGGCCTCAGGCAGCCTCCAAAACGCAAACGCAGCGCTCGAGcagctctctctcctctcttcccCTGACGGCGACACGATGCAGCGAGTCGCAGCTTACTTCACCGAAGCGCTAGCTAACAGAATCCTCAAGTCTTGGCCTGGTCTCTACAAGGCGCTCAACGCAACTCAGAGAAAGACCAGCAACGTCTCCGAGGAGGTTCATGTCAGGAGATTGTTCTTTGATATGTTCCCTATACTCAAAGTGTCTTACCTGCTCACTAACCGAGCTATACTCGAGGCTATGGAAGGAGAGAAGATGGTTCATGTGATTGATCTCGATGCTTGTGAGCCTGCTCAGTGGCTTGCTTTGATTCAAGATTTTAACTCTAGGCCTGAAGGTCCACCGCATTTGAGGATCACTTGTGTTCATCGCCACAAGGAAGTGCTTGATCAAATGGCTCATAGACTCACTGAGGAAGCGGAGAAGCTCGACATCCCGTTTCAGTTTAATCCCGTTGTGAGTAGTTTAGAGTCTTTAAACGTAGACCAGCTGCGTGTTAAGACAGGAGAGGCCTTAGCCGTCAGCTCGGTTCTTCAGTTGCATAACTTCTTGGCCTCTGATGATGATATCTTGAGAAAGAATGGATGCAGCCTAAGAGGCGACTCAGCTTCATCTTTGCCTCTACCTAGCTCAG GGATTGATAGATTCCTCAATGCAATGTGGAGTTTGTCTCCAAAGATCATGGTGGTCACTGAGCAAGACTCAGACCACAACGGGTCTACACTGATGGAGAGGCTATTAGAATCACTCTACACCTACGCAGCGTTGTTTGATTGCTTGGAAGCAAAAGTTCCAAGGACTTGGCAAGATAGGATCAAAGTGGAGAAGATGTTTTTCGGGGAAGAGATCAAGAACATCATAGCGTGCGAGGGATCTGAGAGAAAGGAAAGACATGAGAAGCTTGAGAAATGGAGCCAGAGGATTGATTTGGCTGGTTTTGGGAATGTTCCTCTTAGCTATTTTGCGATGTTGCAAGCTAGGAGGTTGCTTCAAGGGTATGGTTTTGATGGGTATATGATCAAAGAAGAGAGTGGGTGTGCTGTGATTTGCTGGCAAGATAGACCTCTATATTCTGTATCAGCTTGGAGATGCAGGAAGTGA
- the LOC117125891 gene encoding uncharacterized mitochondrial protein AtMg01280-like: MAFLSAAGTRGTTGHSIQSKSCEGGQSKIVLFLYKDNRRSQRLGATLFLSYSSFFMISCRGEQTKKKAVSAEGEGPATAETTDPLLVLSRLLRVREAWNHKYEGSRRVGRALASLLLAFSLPRGALATRLKGEGRRRLTYGFKAWREAKGLDFTYDQISGQPLLTFFVVLLTLLKANFEVGLAFLRWEQLTLWWRRCREDLGVSIVVEAVPSLISMFVPIPSFAVAAMDAPLLVESMLPSPNRSSSEDSFGLRVLCEPWPIIPDLGLESSIVNRIRVLEAANSPFLLGKAKGEYWAEIKESLRNSSYQREYYRGLDFENRDLLIRERKHSCYEVFREILLRNPSLEEAAAYPPQENFISFLNEKRDALDVSHPGHSPAEVDRLEILFLKEVEKDLVKNGSGSIHIIGNLN; this comes from the exons ATGGCATTCCTCTCTGCGGCTGGCACTCGAGGAACCACAGGGCACTCCATACAGAGCAA GTCATGCGAAGGGGGCCAGTCCAAGATCGTACTGTTCCTCTACAAAGATAATAGACGCTCTCAACGGCTAGGCGCCACTCTCTTTCTGAGTTATTCCAGCTTCTTCATGATTTCGTGCCGCggtgaacaaacaaaaaagaaggCCGTCTCAGCGGAAGGAGAAGGACCTGCAACGGCAGAGACTACTGACCCTCTTCTTGTTCTTAGCCGTCTATTACGAGTCCGGGAAGCCTGGAATCATAAATATGAGGGATCCAGAAGGGTGGGCAGGGCGTTAGCAAG CTTGCTGCTCGCTTTCTCGCTTCCGAGAGGTGCTTTAGCAACTCGACTGAAAGGAGAGGGCCGAAGGCGCCTGACTTACGGTTTCAAAGCCTGGCGCGAAGCGAAGGGATTGGATTTCACCTATGATCAGATTAGTGGGCAACCATTGTTGACTTTTTTCGTGGTGTTGTTGACGTTGTTGAAAGCTAATTTCGAAGTAGGCCTTGCTTTTCTCCGCTGGGAGCAGCTCACACTATGGTGGAGGAGGTGCCGTGAAGATCTAGGAGT ATCTATCGTCGTAGAAGCTGTTCCTAGTCTCATCTCGATGTTCGTTCCTATACCATCATTTGCTGTCGCAGCAATGGACGCCCCCCTCCTGGTTGAGTCAATGCTCCCATCCCCAAATCGGTCCTCGTCTGAGGATTCATTTGGGCTGAGAGTCCTTTGCGAACCATGGCCTATTATCCCCGATCTGGGATTAGAGTCTTCCATTGTAAATCGAATTCGAGTACTGGAAGCCGCTAATTCCCCCTTTCTGCTTGGAAAGGCAAAAGGGGAATATTGGGCAGAGATAAAAGAATCTCTAAGAAATTCTTCTTACCAAAGGGAGTATTATAGGGGTCTTGATTTCGAAAATCGAGATCTACTAATACGGGAACGTAAACACTCATGTTATGAAGTGTTTCGGGAAATCCTTTTAAGGAACCCTTCTTTGGAAGAAGCGGCGGCCTACCCTCCTCAAGAAAACTTTATTTCCTTCTTGAACGAGAAGCGGGACGCCCTAGACGTTTCCCACCCCGGGCACAGCCCGGCGGAAGTAGACCGTCTGGAGATCTTATTTCTAAAGGAGGTGGAAAAAGACCTTGTCAAAAATGGGAGCGGATCGATCCATATCATTGGAAATTTGAATTGA